The genomic DNA GCTTATTCTCATAATTACTCTTGCATTTAACACAGCTGATGTCTTTTACTGGGTAGAGGTAGCCATGTGCTGGGGCTGCAACAGTGAGATGTGAGAAATGCAAGCTTTGGGGTCAGTGGAAAACAACATAGTGTAGAGAGCTCACTTCTAGTGGCAGGGggaaaacacaaagagaaaccTAAATAAACCCAGTTATTATATCTGTAAAATTAATCCCAACTTGGTtcctgtagcagaaatgctgagtcacagcctgaagcagtgattgagcacctggtgggaaggcagggccaacccaggggagctccgtgcatgcagtgcacctgagtgaccagaagggatggagccaggatgcagcccttcccagccctcatttaagggttggcagtggggATGAGGgtttcttgctggagatccctgcctgtctgaggccttctgaaggtaaacagattctttcctttgtttctgtgcccgCTGCTGAGGAagtcctcacttgctgcagcccaggaccttgctgctctgctgccactgctgagcTTTCTGTCCTGTTACAGTTCCTTTCACAGTTACTTAGTTTCCTTCCAGCTCCAGACCAGAAATTCTAAAGCTCACCCATCAGGACTACAAAAAAATATGgtattgtttgtatttttaaatgtagaagCATAGAATGGATGAACTTTAAATCTGTTCCTTTTGGAGTAAATACCTCTGTCTTTCTTAAATGAAAGagtgtaaaaaataatttgggaTAGGACTGATTGGAAATGTGCTTTGTGTCCCCGCTGTCCTGAATTTCTCACTGCTTTGAGTAATCTCAAAAGCTTCCAGTACTGTATGATCTTCATGATAGCTGAGCCAGGTGAATCACCcgtctgaaaaaaaaagttgcacaAGTGGCGtatctaatttcatttttccctaTACAGTTCATAGCCCCTTTTTGACAAAGTGCGCCACAGTACCAAGAAATTACCCTGTTCCAATATACTGGGGAAGAGATGGGCCGTCCATCCGTGGCTGGAATGCTAAATATCTTGTTACAATTCCTGTGGGATGTATACTCTTCAGTGTGGATTTCAGAGACCCCTTTCACAAAATATCTGGAAGTCTGATACTGTGAAAAAGCTTCTGAATTTACACATTGCAACAGAAGCTGGTTTAAAGAGCGTGCAAAGTAAATGGCTGGTTGTCCTACTGAGAGGTACGTAGTGGTAAGGAAGCAATTTGCAATGTAAGATTTATCATTTACCAGCAGTAGCTCTTGGCAAGGGGAATGAATCTATTTACAATAACAAATTAAAGGAGTTGTACTGGGTCAGACTCAACTTACATCCAGTTTCCAGCAGTCAGCAGCTGATATCTGAAGAACTGCCAGTAAGGACATGATAAGCAGTTAAAACTGCACCCGTATGCCTGCTATGTATTCCCACTGTTCAGAGGCtgctgatgcattttttttttctatatgtaTTTCTAATTGCTTTTAAGCCATGTAGAATTTTTATAACCTGCAACACCCCCCTGTTACTGTATTGTAAAGTAAGAGTGTAATTTTTTCCTGCATACGCAtaatgattttatattttccttcagaaattgCCTCTCAGCTGAGAAATCTCATGTATTCAGTCACTCATGTAAACCTTTTGCTTAATTACTCTTCTCTGAATATTTCCTACTTCCAATACATCTTTTTAGAAGTGAGGGGACCAGAAATGCAGATTATTCAAATTGCAGGTCACTGTGGATTTATGAGTTGGGAAGAGATACTTTCTAATTTTGTTTAGACCTGAAAATTCCTAGCATCTACTTACTCTTTTTCAATTAAGCATTAAGTAACATTTTCACAGACCTACTGTAGTTCTCTTTTGTTGAGGAACTAATGTTTAATAGCCAGGAAATTGGGTAGAAAACAGCCTAAAGCTGCCCATGGCAACCCACAGAACCCATTTATTCAATATGCCCACAGAAGAAAGTCTTCAAAAGTTGCTTGTTGGCAGGCATCTTCCACTTAGTACTGCAGAAAAGTCACAGACACTTGTAGAAGGAAAAGCATATTTGTAAGGGAATACTTTTCTGCAGCAAGAGATTACAGTGAGGGTGCCATGAGCGTGGCAGACTGCATCAGGGATGAAGCATTAGTTACGTTCGGTACACTACAGAGGTATCAAGAAGACTTGGGGATATGGAGGCTTAAAATCTGGATTATATCTAAGTAGTGAATAATCCCAAATAAAATCACTGTATTACAGATGCTTCCATGGATGTGGCAGGTGAACAAAGAAAAGTGTCCTTGCAATGAAAACCCCAAAGTAGGAGCAGGCCTGTGGTCCTCTCTGGAAATAAACAACACACTTGCCATGCTGAGTCATGTAGATCTGTCACCAAAGAAAAGAGGTAAGGCAGAAATTTATAATGTTAGTGACCATGTGAAGTGAAACTTTAACTGTGCTGCCCTCTTCTGTGTATAAGATCAGGAAAAGGACATGAATTTTTAAATCTATATTTTCTTACACAGAAATATAGTTTTGTGTCTGAATGTGCATTTTATAATGCTTAGAGTAGCTGCATCTTGTATGAGGCTTCTGGTAGGGACTGATGGTGACCAGTCGTAAAACACAGCTGCCCTTTTGCTTTAGGTAGTGAAACCTGATCTTGTTTACCATGTAGGGATAACTCAGTTTCCTTTTCACTTCAATGTGGAAAAAGCTTGAAGCCAAGGAAAAAACTCTCACTCCTGGAAAAGATTTATGAATTTGAATTAGAAAGGCTTTACGCTTCTTTGTAACCTGGTGCAGAATGTATGGTTGTCTTCTCCTGTGGTGAGTGATCTCATGGAATCATTAATGTAAAATGTGTAGGAATTTCCATGTGAAAGATTCTATCATCTGTTCCAGGAGAAACCCAGAATTTGTATGGCTGGAATGCACTTCTGTATAACAACAGTAAAAGGCTTTCTTGTAAGtgtctcattttctgctttgcctCTGCTGCTATTTAGGATAATCCTATGAAGACCTCCAACATGCTTATGGTAAAGATAAACTAGAATTGCATGGACTTTGTTATTCTCACTTGTCAAAATTCTTTCTAGTCTTTCTCTTgggaaaaacagtaataataataaatttcaTTGTATGTCATTTTCTCTCCAAAGGTGTAAAATGATCAGCCCTAACTAGAGCAAGTGAAATCAAAACTCCAGTGCTAAAATTCATTCAGTCCTGGCTAGTCCCATATCAACCTATATCTAACTAAACCCAAATTGTTTTCAGTGAAGCAGATAAGATGAATGGAAGAAAACCAATTTCTTACTACTCTCAGGTGAATACCTTGGTAGCACAGCCAGTGAATACCATGTACTGGAATCTTtggagaggcagcagcaagctgtgTTGCTGGTCATGCTGGGAAAATGCCTGAGAATTATTGCTCGTGCCCTCAATCTCTACATGTCTCATGCCTGGGGGCAGAGTTCCCTGTTAGAGTTGTCTTTGACAGATATATTACAATAAAAATCTTTGGGTCTTAGGCATTTTAAGAGGCCAGTcttaattttctaaataatcAAAGCTACCTATATTCAAAGAAGAACTTGGTGATCACCCCTTTGCTAATGAAATTCAGCAGTCTCTGCCTTTCATGGCATTTTTCCTGTTCCACAGTTTTGGAAATGAGTGCAGAATCAGGCCTTGACagccttttcccttctccaagctTACTCATAGCAGTAATTAGCATTAAAGAGGTTTCACGTCAAAAGCAGCAAGTCTGTGATTTCACTTCCTGCTCACTCATCCAGGGCTATGAGGTGGAAATGATCTTTATTcaacaattaatttaaaaacaaaacaaaacaaaaacccaccatGATGAGTATAGtaaacagcatttcttcaaaGGCTCTTCACATTCACTCTACCCTCTGCATAATCCTTCTTTCATAATCTTTACCAAAGAAAGGGCTATATATTTGCATTACTCCTCTGCTCAAGCACATCAGCACCACCAGAATAATTTAGATGAACTACAGCCTTCTAAGGTAACAGCAGCATGTAGCTAGGCAACCAAAAAGAATATAGTATTTTTTCAGGAAGGAGGGCTTTCCTAGATGATCTCATACGGATGCAGTGCTCTTTCCCTTATAAGAAGAAAACTGCTCATTGGAAAAATGAGTCTATCATCCTGTCATCATCAAGTCATATCGATGTATAGGCTTCTGTTGATGAACTGGCAAAGAAAATAACGATGCATTGTATGCCGTGTCTATTTATTTCTCTATATTTgttaaatatttgtaatttcATTTATGAAGGctaaaaaactgaaatgattttatGGCAGATTTCATTAACCACAATCCTAATTAGAATTGAATGCTTCAATAATTACTAAGTCAGCTGAAATAAATTGTGTGTCACTTCAGTAGGAATTGTCAGCACTGAAAAGGAGATTTTGCTAGTGGAGGAGGCACCTGGTTATGTGTCCTGTCTATGTAGTGACAGAATGGTTGTGAGTGGTGCACACTGGTTTTATGAGTCTGAAGGGGTTCAGgtaagggaaaacaaaaaaaaattgatcagGACTAACAGGGGCAGCACAGGCACTATTTGCCTTCGTACCCCAAGCAGACAGGCAGGACTAGCACCTCCCCATCTGACAGGCGCAGTCACCTGCTGGGTGAGGACAAAGTGGGAACTCTGGATAAAAACGTTTGCCCGATACTCAGTAGCGCTTGTGCTGGTAGGATCGCAGGACAGCCGCTGACCCCCGTGAAATCATAGCACCATCTGCTGGGGTAATGCACACCGCGCATCGTTACAACCCGTGATCACATCTGAAGCTGTAAGCTGGTATTACTTTCAGCTATCCCATTTCTCTGTGTATCCTTTTCTGCATCACGCTGAGAATTTGTCTGTACCTTAACTTTATTTGgcttgcagagctgccagacCTTGTTTCACAGCTTGAGTGCAGCGATGCAGTCTGTGGCTGGGACACATCtcacacagcagtgccaggagaCCCAGCCAGGAAAACATCTTCcatgcagcagggcagtgcctCTCCAGTTGTCCCtgtttgtggcagcacaggaTCTGTGCATTGCTGCTTCTGTGGTACAGACCTGAATGCAGCTGATCAGGCATTACATCAGTCTTGGCAGCTTTCACACATGTACTTCCTCTCTTTGGCATGTTACTTTATTTGTATATTCCAGAGTCTGTTCTGTGGGATTGTTTCCATTCTCTCTAGCTTGACCGAGCCACAATTCATCCTGTGTTGTCTTTTTCATCTTATCTTTCTTTGTGCTGAAACAGGAATTGTTCCATTaggcatgcaaaaaaaaaacccaacaacaacaacaaaaaaaaccaccccaaTATGTTTGCAGTCAGTAAAAGGCCCAAGCAGCTTTGAAGAGGATGAAGACCACAATATTCACAACAAAGTCCCTGCAGTTTTAAGGTTCAATAGAACATATTGCGAGCATTGAACTTGTATGATACATAGCTGATGTGTACAGATTAAAGCTAATACAATGTTtacttttcatttgtaaaattAAACAACTCAAATTTTTGCTAGGAATGGCCCAATATTCTTGTTACTAACAATAACAACTATACAAATATGACAAGGCTTCATCGCTTATATGCTTataaaacaggaggaaaaaaaagagtatgttGGCATTAACCAATTTTTTCATGCAAGCATTGCAAACATCAGGGTTGATTTATTTGTTACTTTGCAGAagtgatgaaaacaaacactgctgcttAGGCACCTTCACAATCCTAAGACAGATCATGTGCCAGCTCTTCCATGAGCAAAATATAGAGAACTGAAGCTGTTGGGCATCCTGGTGTTAAGCAAACTGCTGACATTGTACTGAGGTTATTTTAGTCAAAACCAAGTGAGAGGCATCTGATGGGAACTCAGATGAGATTAATTGGgtagattaaagaaaaaaaaaagctacaataAAACATCATCccaagaaaaatcaaaatggagAGAACCACATACAGACAAGAGAGCTTGGCAGTCCTGGAAGACTTGCTGGTCTCTGAGGTTTTCCTGCTAGGCTGTGTAGGCACAACTGCTGTCCACACTCACTGGCTGTTGCACTCCTTTCCAAAATCATGAGTACATCTCCGTTGGTCAAATTAAAGCATTAATTCTACATAGGTAATTGTTGTTGTCTCTTCTctcttgttgctttttgtgGGGAATGGACTTGGACTTAATGACAGTGAGACAACAAAGGCTTTCCTGtttcctgctgcactgtgagGGAACTATGGGATGGGTTGTGTAATGACCCAGAAAGAAGGGCGGAGGGAAAACAAATCCAgggcagcacagtgaggtgtAGTATGGCcctgctattttcttctctttctcttatGCCTTCCCAAAACTCTTAAGATAGCAGCTGCTCTCCACTGCCATGTTACATTTATTCCACTGACTTGATGGAAATTAACTTTTGTCCTGCTCTCTCCTTCTAGCCCTGAGTGAGAGCTGAACTAATGGCAGGATTCAGAGACTTGAATCCAAGAGCACAGCCTTGTCAACTGAAACTTGTGTGTGCTGCAACAACTCgtgaaaagcactgaaattgaAGAAGCTACTTGCAAATtatgctgctgctctgatgcATTTGTACATCAAGGTGGGATAGCAGGGTCTCCAACGGTTCAACCAACCAGGATGTCCTTGTGACTGTAGACAGTGCTGTTCCTCTCACCACAAAGTTAAGCAATGGAGGTAACCTGCCACAGGATGCAAAAGCTCCTTACAGgtaaaacataaaagaaatgcatgaaCAGATGTTAAGAAATATGTAGAAAGTTTATAGAACTCAGTAGCATATATTCTGCAACTactgaaacactgaacaaaaCGAGGGCTTTTGCTTCTTGTGTtttgtgaaaatgttattttcagcattttcctgaatgaaaaaaaaagtcgtATGTTTTCTATTAAACATTGCTGGTAAATGGTTGTGAAATATACCAGCAGATTTAAACATTCTAGTCATAGcttcaatttcctttctttttcctcctcttttttggtattttccatagaaacatttgaaagattttgctatattaattttgttttaaggaaaaaactTGTGTGCTTACTCAGTCTGTATTTATGCCAAACAGTGCATTTCATGAGGGGGGAAGAGTGGTACACCTATCTGCTTGACAGGCTagagggaaatgtttttaacaaCTATAAAAAAAACTACTGTAAAGCGTGTTATAAATCAATGCTCCCAAGGGAGATTCTTATCAAAGCACTTAGTTGTTACAAACACATCAATCTTAAGTACAGTTGGAAAactaaaataacttcttttttaattaactgtTGCCAACGTGTAGCACACATCACTCCATGCAAGGAAACACAAGAAATATTGTCCACTGAAATGCCAAGCTCTTCTTGTCACTTCTTCCAGGAAGAGATCAGTAACATTTCTGGATACGAAACCGCTGAGCTGCTTTGTAGCCACTGATAGTGAATTTGGGAGTTTGAGTCTTCAGAAGTTGCAGATACTGGGCAGCAATGACAGCACGAGAGTAGCTAGAAAGAAGTCTGTTTCCTCCCAGGAAGTAGATGTGTGCGTGCAGGCCCGAGtatgtgcagagcagcagagcctgaGCCACACAAACTGTGTTGGTCTGCTGGCTCAAACACAAGGCAGGTTACTCCAGCATGCAACACAGCCAGCGACCCTAGAGAGGTTTTGTCACAGTGTTTGTAGATTAAGAGGAATTAACGCCATTCAGTCCTCCTGGAGGACTCTTCTCAGAGCCTAGGAGTGTGAAACAGATGTCTGCTTCTGGCATTTTTCCTGGACTTGAATGCGACTGTATTCCATGCAGCTGCTCTAAAGAGCCATATTTTGATGAAATGTGTCCTATTACAAAGCACTGGAGAGACTAAAGTTAGGGGGCTTTTTTGaggggggaggaaatggggaaagAGCAGTCTGTGAAGAAACACTTGTaacaaattaatgttttcttctcccactTACTCTTCGTACATCAGGCCCTAGATGGGGATCATTAAAGCTGGAAGATTTTTGCTGAAAGAGGCAGAACATCAGCATTCAGAAAGTACTCAAGCTGAGGGAGCCCATACAGAAGGAGCTGCGATCTTCAGCCCAGTAACAACGGTTTGTCCCTTCTGTTGTTTCTCTCACCTAATTAATGTAACTTCCACATCATTTAAAGAAACATACCAGATCCAAAGGTATGAAATTAACCATTCTTAAGTAGCAGGAGTCAGACCTTGGTTTGACACTGTAATAAAGTCCCTTTACTGAAAACTCACCTCTGAAATATGTACTATGAACAACCTAACCACATACTGTTGCTTCTCTGAAAAAGTAAGCAGTGCAAAGTGCACCCATAGGATTACTGCGTAACATGGCTTGTAAGACAAGTGCTAACATCCAATAAATTATTTGTTACTATGTAGTGGTGAATGCTAAGAAGCAGATTAAATAAAGTATAATTTACTAATTCCTTCTCTGTTTCATACATAGGTTAAAGCACATCAAACATCTGTTTGCAGCCTACTCATCTTTCTATTACCCCCCATATTTGCATTCCTGTCTTCCACAAAATCTGGAAGGACAAGTTTCattttactattaaaaataaaaaaaaaccaaatcaaTATCAAGCATATTGCTTATGAGTTGCTTTTACATACTGCCAGAGCTGAAGTGGTGCAAAGGCTGGCAGTGTCAGGACTGATCAGTTCAGTGATTAGGCCTGAGAGACAAAGAGCATATTAGCAGGTGTGTCAATCTACTCCTTTATTAGCATTAATTTTacacaaatattatttttatttccagtttcattCAAACATCAAACCAAACGCTCATTATTCGAAGGATGCTAatcaaataagcaaataaacGCTGCTGAAGAGTTGGCCTTCTACAGAAGCTCTGTGCATACTGGGTGAGTAATTTCTAAAATGAGTAGATTTggatttgctgctgttctgttttcttgtatATGTGAACTTCACCATTTCACTTGGTTTACCACTGCCTTAGTTTCCTGGCAACACAGACTAGCCTGTTCCAGCAGGCTGTGGTGTCTACATAATGTCCTTCATAAGGTTTACTGTTTCTGAAATAGCATCTGAGATTATCCAATACAAAATACTGAAACGTAAAGCATCACTATCACACATctaactaacaaacaaaaaaaaacccaaccaagaACTCTATACTAATTACTCTGTAAATAACTGATAAACGTACTACATAGCTGATACATAATTGTATATAtcagtttgctgatgatacgaagttgggaggattggctgacatgcctgaaggctgtgttgccattcagcaagacctggacaggctggagagctgggcagaaaaaaaccggatgaggtttaacaaaagcaagtgtagagtcttgcatctggggaggaataatgccatgcaccagtacaggttgggggatgacctgctggaggggagctctgcggagagggacctgggtgtcctggtggatgacaggttggccatgagccagcagtgtgcccttgtggccaaaaaggccaatggcttactggggtgcattaaaaagagcgtggccagcaggtcaaaggaggtgatcctccccctctactctgccctggtaaggcctcatctggagtactgcgtccagttctgggctccccagtacaaaacagacagggatctcttggaaagagtccagcggagggccacaaagatgtaaagggcctggagcatctcccctatgaagaaaggctgagtgaactgggtctgttcagccttgagaaaagaagactgagaggggacctgatccaggtctataagtatctaaggtgtggggggcagaatggcgaggccggactcttttcagtggtgagtggagacaggacaaggggaaatggccagaaactgcagcacaggaagttctgcaccaatgtgcgcaagaacttctttacagtgaggtgacggagcactggaacaggctgcccagggaggtggtggagtctccttctctggagatgttcaagacctgcctggatgccgacctgtgcgacctgctgtagggaacctgctttggcaggggggttggacttgatgatctctggaggtcccttccaacccctacaattctgtgattctgtgattctgtgataatattGTACGTCTGCACCAAAATACCTGTCAGAACTATTACAAGCTGTTATTTTTCCAGTATTAGAAACAACTCTTAAGAAAGTTCAAATTAATAATGGAATTCTATCTGAATGAATTTTTATGCCACTAATCCCTACAGTTCAAATGCCATGTTTCGCAGACCAGAAGCGCAGGCTAAATATCACTGCTAAACCTGTATATGTTTAAAGCAACATATAGTGAAATCACTATATGTTTGTGAAATCACTAAGTTTGACACAGCTGTCAAACTCTACCAGGAAAGGTTTTCAGCAGAGTAGCTGGATCACTTCAACTGAAAACTACCAAAGACTCCCTCCTGtcaggagggaggaaggaaaacagaaaacaaagaaacaaaaacctccTCAAAGATACTGCATTTGATACAAGTGATGAGTAAGGAAAAGCAAGTCACATTTTATACATATCTAAAGAGCCCTCCATACTGGCTGTTTAGATTAACATAATAATATTGATAAATTAGATGATTTAAAATTGCTTACAGTTATTGCCACAAATGTTTTACAATTTGGCACACAGGAATTTGTAGAAATCTTGATGTTTGAAGGAAAAACTGTGTTAGTCCAAAATAATCATACGAGTATAAAGATTTTAACTGCTACTTAACTTGGTATACTTGTGAAACCCCAGTGCGCAAACTCCACTTCTAAAATGCAGTCTATAACTAGTCTTTAGACAGTAAGAAACCTGTTAAAAACAAGTTCAAccaaatcttttttaaaagttcagaacaaaaatcacagcagtgcaATAATTAACAAACGGAAAAAGCCAATTTACATCACAGCTTTATAGCTACCAGCAAGCTAATTTTCtccatgctttttatttttttgaagaagtAATGGAACACTTCTTTAAGGtagttttattttgctcatAGATACATGTAGCATTAGCAACACCACTTATATACAAAATTAATACAGCAGAATACTAATGGTTTCCTGATCAGGCAATTATGATCTAGCAGACAAACACTGATTTACCACTTCCAGTAAGTGAGAGTTTTCCAAAGCAGCTGCTACACGTTCTTTATCAGCAAGCTGTTTGTtaactgcacagaaaaaaataccacaagGAACTGGTCAAAATATTGGTACAAGAGGTCTTTTTAGAAGCACTTTACTGTGAGACTAATAGTCTCAGTGTTGCTGTGGTACTCAGCTAAAATAACTCCACAGATGCTAACTATATCACAAAGCTGTGGTCTAAAGTCAAAGACGGCACATTAGCAGATCTCAAACCAGTAAGTTATTTATAATTCAGCAGCAGGAAGttatgcatgtgtatgtgtaaCAGGAGAGGAAATTTACCTCCTGCCTCCCCCCTCTTTCTGTGCCTTCCAGGTAAAGCAATGACTATTTGACAGCACAGGCTATCCAAGGAAACATTTCATCTAAGACACTGAGTACTTCTAAGTTTTGTTATTACACATTCCTGTTCTGTAACATCTCCCAGAAGGGGCTGGTTTGTGTACAGTCCCAGATGTTAAACAGCTGATCTGCAGGTGGAGGAATCTATCTTCTCTCTAATTTTTGgattaataaaagaaaaccacacaACAGAGCAATAAAACACTTACCTGCATGTTCAGAGGCATGTGTTCCTGGTGTTATATGAACATCCATCTTAAAAAgtatggagaaagaaaaaggagacaaGTCAACAAAACACTGGAAGCTCAAAGtatttaattaagaaaacagcaaaacaaagcaacaacaaaagacatTCCTGGCACGGACAGATGCTGTACCAGCAAGAATAAAACCAAGCCCAAAAGAACACCACATTTCCACCTGCATAAGCCTCCTTCAGGCAGAGGGCTAAAGCACTGCCATCTCCTTCTGTGCCCTCATGCCTTCACACCACAACCCCAATCAGCTGCGATGCcaccagcacagaactgcagctctgctctgctagTTTAGTTCCTTCCTCAGCCTGGAGCGTTTCCCTCCTCCATAATGTGGAGCAAAAAGTTTTAGTTGCTTCTGAACACCAtccatctcttctgctttccagagtGACTTTACTACTCACCTTAAACCTCTCGGGCAGTGATCTGATCAGTTTCACTTTTATGGACAGGCCGATTAGCGTTGCCATGCTGCAGTGCGGGATGGTGGGTGTGAACTCCACTGCCACGGTGCTCTCGGCATCGTTCACCTgttggaaaacaaaccaacaggTTTGTTGCCGTGCCCTGCCTGCAGCGCTccatgcacagcactgctcgGGTTTTCTTTGCTGAGGGCTTAAAGCACTATGTTTAAATGCAGTAAATTCACATAATACACTTCTTTTCAcggtagtaaaaaaaaaaaaaaaaaaaaaaaaaaaaagtaatgaacaaacaaagaggagaaacaacaacaacaacagcaaaaataagaTAGTCTCACTTTAACTCGAACTTGCTCGACGACATTCAGCTCCTCCAGGGTCAGAGGATGCTCGGGGTCGTTAATGGAGCGGATGAGATGTGCGGCGTTAAGGAAAGCGGGACGGAGGCCGCCCCCCCCTACCCCCGCCCGCCCTCCCTGCCGGCAGGATATCGAAGATCTCCCGGTCGTCGATGGAGTCGGGCAGCTCGTCGTCCTCCTCCCGCGCCGTCACGGGCCGCTCCCCCGAGCGGCGGTAGATGAGCGGGTTAGCGTTCTCCAGCGGCACGCCGCCGCCCGGGCCCACCATGGCTGCGATGCCGGCGGGGCGGAAGGAGCCCGGACGCGATTCGCCGCCGGACCGGGCGGGGAGCTTTGGTGCGGAGTGCTCCCCCGTGGGCGAGCGGTGGAACGGCACCGAAGCCGTGAGCAGCCGTGCGGAGGGCTGGCGTGTCGGCGTGGTGCTGAGCCCGGCAGGGGGAGGAGCTGTGCGGGGCTACGAGGAGTTCGGTGCTGGGGAGGGTGGGGGAGAGTTGGGTTATG from Lagopus muta isolate bLagMut1 chromosome 12, bLagMut1 primary, whole genome shotgun sequence includes the following:
- the CIAO2B gene encoding cytosolic iron-sulfur assembly component 2B isoform X2; translation: MVGPGGGVPLENANPLIYRRSGERPVTAREEDDELPDSIDDREIFDLIRSINDPEHPLTLEELNVVEQVRVKVNDAESTVAVEFTPTIPHCSMATLIGLSIKVKLIRSLPERFKMDVHITPGTHASEHAGFLLSKD
- the CIAO2B gene encoding cytosolic iron-sulfur assembly component 2B isoform X1 produces the protein MVGPGGGVPLENANPLIYRRSGERPVTAREEDDELPDSIDDREIFDLIRSINDPEHPLTLEELNVVEQVRVKVNDAESTVAVEFTPTIPHCSMATLIGLSIKVKLIRSLPERFKMDVHITPGTHASEHAVNKQLADKERVAAALENSHLLEVVNQCLSARS